In Heptranchias perlo isolate sHepPer1 chromosome 16, sHepPer1.hap1, whole genome shotgun sequence, one genomic interval encodes:
- the mc1r gene encoding melanocyte-stimulating hormone receptor has translation MNITTLAPLETVPKDISSHWLPKTANSSYNMSTSHCEQVNIPAEVFLTLGIVSLVENILVIIAIIKNQNLHSPMHYFICCLAVADMLVSVSNGIETIVLILMEREVLIFPNYILKQIDNLIDMMICSSMISSLSFLGAIAADRYITIIYALRYHTIMTTRRAAIIIVGIWVVSCISSTMFIIYSEKSAVIICLISFFFAMLIIMGALYLHMFTLAQIHVKKIMAQHKKRAAHQATNMKGAITLTILLGLFLICWSPFFLHLLLIIICPNNPYCLCFTSHFNMFLILIICNSVIDPIIYAFRNQELYKTLKELVSCSW, from the coding sequence ATGAACATCACAACTTTAGCTCCTCTCGAAACGGTACCAAAGGACATTTCATCCCATTGGTTGCCGAAGACTGCCAACAGTTCTTACAATATGTCTACTTCACATTGTGAACAAGTCAATATTCCAGCAGAGGTTTTCTTAACACTTGGGATTGTCAGTTTAGTGGAAAATATTCTGGTTATCATTGCAATTATTAAAAACCAAAATTTGCATTCCCCTATGCATTATTTCATTTGTTGCCTGGCTGTGGCAGACATGTTGGTCAGTGTGAGTAATGGGATAGAAACAATTGTTCTTATTCTAATGGAGAGAGAAGTTTTGATTTTCCCGAACTACATCCTCAAGCAAATAGACAATCTAATAGACATGATGATCTGTAGCTCAATGATATCCTCACTGTCCTTCCTGGGTGCCATCGCAGCTGACAGGTACATCACCATAATTTATGCCTTACGATATCACACCATTATGACAACTCGACGTGCTGCGATCATCATTGTTGGAATCTGGGTGGTCAGCTGTATCTCGAGCACCATGTTCATCATCTACTCAGAAAAGAGTGCAGTTATCATCTGCCTCATTTCCTTCTTCTTCGCGATGTTGATTATCATGGGTGCCTTGTATCTCCATATGTTTACTCTTGCTCAAATCCATGTCAAGAAGATCATGGCCCAACACAAGAAGCGAGCTGCTCACCAGGCCACCAACATGAAAGGAGCCATTACACTGACAATATTGCTGGGGCTCTTCCTCATTTGCTGGAGTCCCTTCTTTCTTCATCTTCTCCTCATTATCATCTGCCCTAACAATCCCTATTGCCTATGCTTTACTTCTCATTTCAACATGTTCCTGATACTCATAATTTGCAATTCAGTCATCGACCCTATTATCTATGCCTTCAGAAACCAAGAGCTATACAAAACCTTAAAGGAACTTGTTTCATGTTCCTGGTAG